In one window of Brenneria goodwinii DNA:
- a CDS encoding major outer membrane lipoprotein: protein MNRTKLVLGAVILGSTLLAGCSSNAKIDQLSSDVQTLNAKVDQLSNDVNAIRSDVQAAKDDAARANQRLDNQVRTYKK from the coding sequence ATGAATCGTACTAAACTGGTACTGGGCGCGGTAATTCTGGGTTCTACTCTGCTGGCCGGTTGTTCTAGCAATGCTAAAATCGATCAACTGTCTTCTGACGTTCAGACTCTGAACGCTAAAGTTGATCAACTGAGCAACGATGTGAACGCAATCCGCTCTGACGTACAGGCTGCTAAAGACGACGCAGCTCGTGCTAACCAGCGTCTGGACAACCAAGTTCGCACTTACAAAAAGTAA
- the pykF gene encoding pyruvate kinase PykF, protein MKKTKIVCTIGPKTESEEMLSKMLDAGMNVMRLNFSHGDYAEHGQRIKNLRAVLAKSGKKAAILLDTKGPEIRTMKLENGADVSLTAGQTFTFTTDQSVVGNKERVAVTYAGFAEDLSVGNTVLVDDGLIGMEVTAINGNEVVCKVLNNGDLGENKGVNLPGVSIQLPALAEKDKSDLIFGCEQGVDFVAASFIRKRSDVEEIREHLKQHGGEHIQIISKIENQEGLNNFDEILDASDGIMVARGDLGVEIPVEEVIFAQKMMIEKCNQARKVVITATQMLDSMIKNPRPTRAEAGDVANAIIDGTDAVMLSGESAKGKYPLEAVSIMSTICRRTDSVMKSRLDTIKTVGKLRITEAVCRGAVETAEKLDAPLIVVATSGGKSAKSIRKYFPNARILALTTNEVTARQLLLSKGVDTLLVKEIASTDDFYRIGKEAALSSGYAQSGDVVVMVSGALVPSGTTNTASVHRV, encoded by the coding sequence ATGAAAAAGACAAAAATTGTTTGTACTATCGGGCCAAAAACAGAATCAGAGGAAATGCTGAGCAAAATGCTGGATGCCGGCATGAATGTGATGCGCCTGAACTTCTCGCATGGGGATTACGCCGAACATGGTCAACGCATCAAGAATCTGCGGGCCGTGCTGGCAAAAAGCGGTAAAAAAGCAGCCATTCTGCTGGATACCAAAGGACCGGAAATTCGCACCATGAAGCTGGAAAACGGCGCCGACGTTTCTCTGACTGCGGGTCAAACCTTCACCTTCACCACCGATCAAAGCGTCGTCGGCAATAAAGAACGCGTTGCCGTGACCTATGCCGGCTTCGCTGAAGATTTGAGCGTCGGCAATACCGTGCTGGTCGACGATGGATTGATCGGCATGGAAGTAACGGCGATCAACGGTAATGAAGTAGTCTGCAAAGTATTGAACAATGGCGATCTGGGCGAAAACAAAGGCGTTAACCTGCCGGGCGTATCCATCCAACTGCCTGCTCTGGCTGAAAAAGACAAAAGCGATCTGATTTTTGGTTGCGAACAAGGCGTTGATTTTGTCGCCGCTTCCTTTATCCGTAAACGTTCTGACGTAGAAGAGATTCGCGAACACCTGAAACAGCACGGTGGCGAACATATTCAGATCATCTCTAAAATCGAAAACCAGGAAGGTCTGAACAACTTCGACGAAATTCTGGACGCGTCTGACGGCATCATGGTTGCTCGTGGCGATCTGGGCGTTGAAATCCCGGTTGAAGAAGTCATTTTCGCGCAGAAGATGATGATCGAAAAATGTAATCAGGCTCGTAAAGTGGTTATCACCGCGACGCAAATGCTGGATTCCATGATCAAAAACCCGCGTCCTACCCGCGCTGAAGCGGGCGACGTGGCTAACGCCATCATCGACGGCACCGATGCAGTCATGCTGTCTGGCGAAAGCGCCAAAGGGAAATACCCTCTGGAAGCGGTGAGCATTATGTCCACCATCTGCCGACGCACCGACAGCGTGATGAAGTCTCGCCTGGATACCATCAAAACCGTGGGCAAACTGCGCATCACCGAAGCCGTGTGCCGTGGCGCCGTTGAAACGGCAGAGAAACTGGATGCGCCGTTGATCGTGGTGGCGACCAGCGGCGGTAAATCAGCCAAGTCCATCCGTAAATACTTCCCGAACGCGCGTATCCTGGCCTTGACCACCAATGAAGTGACCGCCCGCCAGCTGCTGCTGAGCAAAGGCGTTGATACGCTGTTGGTAAAAGAAATCGCCTCTACTGATGATTTCTATCGTATTGGTAAAGAAGCGGCGTTAAGCAGCGGTTATGCCCAGAGCGGCGATGTTGTGGTTATGGTTTCCGGCGCGCTGGTTCCAAGCGGCACCACCAATACCGCTTCCGTGCACCGCGTCTAA
- the licT gene encoding BglG family transcription antiterminator LicT translates to MKIAKILNNNVVTVIDENNNESVVMGRGLGFKKQTGDSLDESLIEKVFALKSGELTSRLRELLSEIPLEVITTADRIISLAKERLPGKLQNSIYISLTDHCHFAIERHKQGVNIRNVLLWEIKRLYQKEFLVGVEALDIIEQRLSVRLPEDEAGFIALHLVNAQLDSEMPEVIHITKIMQEILNIVKYQLNLDYNEQALSYHRFVTHLKFFAQRLIGKNTVFSDDESLHDVVKEKYQLAYQCAEKIQAHIDQQYRYCLTKEELMFLTIHIERVRTELLDKT, encoded by the coding sequence ATGAAAATTGCCAAGATACTCAACAACAATGTCGTGACGGTTATCGACGAGAACAATAATGAGTCGGTTGTGATGGGGCGCGGGCTGGGGTTCAAAAAACAGACTGGCGATTCCCTGGACGAATCGCTGATTGAGAAAGTGTTCGCACTGAAGAGCGGGGAATTGACCTCCCGCCTGAGAGAGTTGCTGTCGGAGATCCCGTTGGAGGTGATCACCACCGCGGACAGAATCATTTCACTGGCGAAAGAACGCCTGCCGGGGAAGTTGCAAAACAGTATTTACATCTCATTGACCGATCACTGCCACTTTGCGATTGAGCGCCATAAACAAGGAGTGAATATCCGCAATGTGCTGTTGTGGGAGATCAAGCGCCTTTATCAGAAAGAATTTCTGGTCGGCGTTGAAGCGCTGGATATCATTGAGCAGCGTTTATCGGTGCGATTACCGGAAGATGAGGCCGGCTTTATTGCTTTGCATTTAGTCAATGCGCAGCTTGATAGTGAAATGCCAGAAGTTATTCACATTACCAAGATCATGCAGGAGATCCTGAATATTGTGAAGTATCAGCTAAACCTGGATTATAATGAACAGGCGTTAAGCTATCATCGTTTTGTTACCCATCTTAAGTTTTTTGCGCAACGGCTTATTGGCAAAAATACGGTGTTCAGTGATGATGAATCATTACATGATGTCGTTAAGGAAAAATACCAACTTGCTTACCAATGCGCTGAAAAGATACAGGCGCATATTGATCAACAGTATCGCTATTGTTTGACGAAAGAAGAGTTGATGTTTTTGACAATTCATATTGAGCGGGTAAGAACCGAATTGCTGGATAAAACGTAA
- the bglF gene encoding PTS beta-glucoside transporter subunit IIABC, giving the protein MKYKTLASEILEGVGGRENVNNVIHCATRLRFKLKDSKKANISALKNNPGIIMVLESGGQFQVVVGNHVGDVYQDFLDVSGISESASANAENQDGGNKENLLSRFIDIIAGIFTPLMGVMAASGILKGFLALSLACGWLVESSGTYKLLFSASDALFYFFPIILGYTAGKKFGGNAFVTMAIGGALVHPTMIAEFNAMSAADYQPLHFLGIPITFINYSSSVIPIIFAAWVSCKLEKPLNAFLHANIRNFLTPALCLLITVPLTFLAIGPVTTWLSYQLAHGYQLIYGANQTIAGGFMGGLWQIFVMFGLHWGFVPLMINNLSALGHDTLIAVLTPAVLAQAGAALGVSLRTKDAKLKGIAGSAFPAGIFGITEPAIYGVNLPLRRPFIFGCIGGALGSAIAGYFGTTQYSFGLPSIFAFTQIIPPTGMDITVWGGIIGTAVSFVFSAVASYLFGIKKEPVAETQTAEAVQKSAAPVRQQSVNSPIEGETHPLEQVSDQTFASGLMGKGIAIKPRSGRVVSPVNGTVASLFKTNHAIGLESADGAEILIHVGIDTVKLNGQYFTAHVKTGDVVKQGDLLVEFDYQSIEAAGYDTITPIIITNSDDYIDVLPVAGDSVAEQSPLLTLII; this is encoded by the coding sequence ATGAAATACAAGACATTAGCCAGTGAGATACTTGAAGGTGTAGGTGGTCGCGAGAATGTAAATAACGTAATACATTGCGCGACGCGGCTGCGTTTTAAATTAAAGGACAGCAAGAAAGCAAATATTTCCGCACTTAAAAATAATCCTGGAATTATCATGGTGCTTGAAAGCGGCGGCCAGTTTCAAGTCGTCGTGGGTAATCATGTAGGCGACGTTTATCAGGATTTTCTTGACGTGTCTGGTATAAGTGAATCCGCGAGCGCTAATGCTGAAAATCAGGACGGGGGGAATAAGGAAAATCTATTATCCCGCTTTATTGATATCATCGCCGGTATTTTTACCCCATTAATGGGCGTGATGGCGGCCTCCGGGATATTAAAAGGTTTTTTAGCATTAAGCCTGGCCTGCGGTTGGCTGGTGGAGAGCAGCGGGACTTATAAACTTTTATTTTCCGCCAGCGATGCATTATTCTATTTTTTCCCGATTATTCTCGGTTATACCGCCGGTAAAAAATTTGGCGGCAATGCTTTTGTCACCATGGCAATCGGCGGCGCGTTGGTCCACCCGACGATGATCGCCGAATTTAATGCCATGTCGGCGGCGGATTATCAGCCATTACACTTTCTCGGCATTCCCATTACGTTTATCAATTATTCCTCATCGGTTATTCCGATTATTTTTGCCGCGTGGGTTTCCTGCAAACTGGAAAAACCACTGAACGCTTTCCTGCACGCCAATATCCGTAACTTCCTGACGCCGGCCCTGTGCTTGCTGATTACCGTCCCGCTGACGTTTTTAGCCATCGGCCCGGTGACCACCTGGCTAAGCTATCAGTTGGCGCATGGCTATCAGTTGATCTATGGCGCGAATCAAACCATTGCCGGCGGCTTTATGGGCGGTCTGTGGCAGATATTCGTCATGTTCGGTCTGCACTGGGGATTCGTGCCGCTGATGATCAACAACCTGAGCGCATTGGGGCATGACACGCTGATCGCCGTATTGACGCCGGCGGTATTGGCGCAGGCTGGCGCGGCGTTGGGCGTCTCCCTGCGCACCAAGGACGCAAAGTTGAAAGGCATTGCGGGCTCGGCGTTTCCGGCGGGGATCTTCGGCATCACCGAACCGGCTATCTACGGCGTCAACCTTCCTTTGCGTCGTCCGTTTATCTTCGGTTGCATCGGCGGGGCGCTCGGCAGCGCGATTGCCGGCTATTTCGGCACGACACAGTACTCTTTTGGTTTGCCCAGTATTTTCGCCTTTACGCAAATCATCCCGCCGACCGGCATGGACATCACCGTATGGGGGGGAATTATCGGCACGGCGGTCTCCTTTGTATTCTCGGCGGTGGCCAGCTACCTGTTTGGGATAAAAAAAGAACCGGTAGCGGAGACTCAGACGGCCGAGGCCGTACAGAAAAGCGCCGCGCCGGTACGCCAGCAATCCGTCAACAGTCCGATCGAAGGAGAAACTCATCCGCTGGAGCAGGTCAGCGATCAGACTTTCGCCAGTGGTTTGATGGGAAAAGGCATCGCCATCAAGCCGCGGAGCGGGCGAGTGGTTTCTCCAGTTAACGGGACGGTCGCATCACTGTTCAAAACCAACCATGCGATTGGCCTGGAGTCTGCTGACGGCGCCGAAATATTGATCCACGTCGGGATTGATACCGTAAAACTGAATGGACAGTATTTTACCGCCCACGTTAAAACCGGGGATGTGGTGAAGCAGGGCGATCTCCTGGTGGAGTTTGATTATCAGTCCATTGAAGCGGCGGGATATGACACGATCACGCCGATCATCATTACCAACAGCGATGATTACATCGATGTGTTGCCTGTGGCGGGTGATTCCGTAGCGGAACAGTCCCCGTTGTTAACCTTGATTATTTGA
- a CDS encoding glycoside hydrolase family 1 protein produces the protein MSHRFPDNFLWGGAIAANQVEGAYLTDGKGLSTSDLQPQGVFGEIVERREGDSGIKDVAIDFYHRYPQDIALFAEMGFKCLRTSIAWTRIFPQGDEETPNEAGLAFYDRLFDEMAKHHIQPLVTLSHYEMPYGLVKNYGGWGNRQVIAFFERYARTVFQRFQHKVKYWLTFNEINMSLHAPFTGVGLPEDSDKAAIYQAIHHQLVASAKAVKACHEIIPDAKIGNMLLGGLLYPLTCKPADVLETLRQNREWMFFGDVQARGAYPAYMKRFFKQNAIELQITDDDRDSLKETIDFISFSYYMSGCVTTDEELNQKARANILNMVPNPHLESSEWGWQIDPEGLRILLNVLYDRYQKPLFIVENGLGAKDRIESDGGINDDYRIQYLNDHLVQVGEALEDGVEVLGYTSWGPIDLVSASKAEMSKRYGFIYVDRDDQGNGTLERKRKKSFYWYRDVISSKGEALK, from the coding sequence ATGAGCCACCGTTTTCCTGACAATTTTTTATGGGGCGGCGCGATAGCGGCCAATCAGGTAGAAGGCGCTTACTTAACGGACGGTAAAGGGTTATCCACCTCCGATTTGCAACCGCAGGGCGTTTTTGGCGAGATAGTGGAGAGACGCGAGGGCGATAGCGGCATAAAGGACGTGGCGATCGATTTCTATCACCGCTATCCGCAAGATATCGCGCTATTTGCCGAAATGGGCTTCAAGTGCCTGCGTACTTCGATCGCCTGGACGCGCATTTTCCCTCAAGGTGATGAAGAAACGCCAAACGAAGCGGGGTTGGCGTTCTATGATCGCCTGTTTGATGAAATGGCCAAACACCATATTCAGCCGCTTGTGACATTGTCACATTATGAAATGCCGTATGGTCTGGTGAAAAACTACGGCGGCTGGGGCAATCGTCAGGTGATTGCATTCTTTGAGCGCTATGCCCGCACGGTATTTCAGCGTTTTCAGCATAAGGTTAAATACTGGCTGACGTTTAACGAGATTAACATGTCGCTGCACGCGCCGTTTACCGGCGTTGGCCTGCCGGAAGACAGCGATAAGGCGGCTATTTATCAGGCGATCCATCATCAACTGGTGGCCAGCGCGAAAGCGGTAAAAGCCTGTCATGAAATTATTCCCGACGCCAAAATCGGCAACATGTTGTTGGGCGGTCTGCTTTACCCGCTGACCTGTAAACCGGCGGATGTACTGGAAACGCTGCGGCAGAACCGCGAATGGATGTTCTTTGGCGACGTTCAGGCGCGCGGCGCTTATCCCGCCTATATGAAGCGTTTCTTTAAACAGAATGCTATCGAGCTACAGATAACGGATGATGACCGGGATTCGCTCAAGGAAACCATCGATTTCATCTCCTTTAGCTATTACATGAGCGGTTGCGTCACCACCGATGAGGAACTCAACCAAAAAGCGCGCGCTAATATCCTGAATATGGTGCCGAATCCACACCTCGAAAGCTCGGAATGGGGCTGGCAGATCGATCCTGAAGGGCTGCGCATCCTGTTGAATGTATTGTATGACCGTTATCAGAAGCCGCTATTTATCGTGGAGAACGGACTGGGCGCCAAAGATCGGATTGAAAGCGATGGCGGCATCAATGATGACTACCGTATTCAGTACCTTAACGATCACCTGGTTCAGGTCGGCGAGGCGCTGGAAGACGGCGTCGAGGTGCTGGGGTACACCAGTTGGGGGCCTATCGATTTGGTCAGCGCGTCAAAAGCGGAAATGTCGAAACGCTACGGTTTTATTTATGTCGATCGTGACGACCAGGGTAATGGCACGCTGGAGCGTAAGCGGAAGAAAAGCTTTTACTGGTATCGCGATGTGATTAGCAGCAAAGGTGAAGCGCTGAAATAG
- a CDS encoding sugar hydrolase: MNRRELLIKAAVVASCIKAWPVQNAQANAGSSVRTGTDAAATTPAQRYLQLADALTPTLPEVAYPALTVVEPKADKSHMLGYAMEKTACVETLAQRTFKTGDSVIVDFGDHYTGFLTFLLGWKGVSCDSPARLRLTFGEVVTDVAESLYPYNGWISAAWLPEEIINVDFLPAPVRIARRHAFRYVKIEVIATSSNFSVTFDNLQVQAVSSAGEDRQRPERYDSALWRDIDKASIRTLHECMQTVFEDGPKRDRRLWLGDLRLQALANYVSFNNTDLVRRCLYLFAGLQRDDGYVTACVYEKPAPRIGEVVLLDYAALFGCVLLDYFRATQDKATAVELWPIAKKQIELLLQHVNQEGLFIIPEKDYVFIDWNSGEDQDAAIQGIDKQTAMQGVLIYSCQRLIELGKAILPTENMDAVAEKMKKMTVAAREVFYDPALQLFISGKNRQISWASQIWMALANVLPQKERAISLQKVMITSEAIRPLTPYLYHHMVDALVQGGLTTEAKKLVENYWGGMTKAGADTFWEAFDPDNPQASPYGSKQINSYCHAWSCTPSYFIRNQFRK, from the coding sequence ATGAATAGACGAGAATTACTGATAAAAGCGGCCGTGGTTGCTTCGTGCATCAAAGCCTGGCCGGTGCAGAACGCACAGGCGAACGCGGGGTCATCGGTACGGACGGGAACCGATGCCGCGGCTACGACGCCGGCGCAGCGCTATCTGCAACTGGCTGATGCTTTGACGCCGACGTTGCCGGAGGTTGCCTATCCGGCGCTGACGGTGGTGGAGCCGAAAGCGGATAAAAGCCACATGCTGGGGTATGCCATGGAGAAAACCGCCTGCGTGGAAACGTTGGCGCAACGCACGTTCAAAACCGGAGACAGCGTGATTGTCGATTTCGGCGATCATTACACGGGATTTCTGACCTTCCTATTAGGCTGGAAAGGCGTTTCCTGTGATTCGCCGGCACGTTTGCGTTTGACCTTTGGTGAAGTGGTGACCGATGTCGCGGAATCGCTTTATCCATATAACGGCTGGATTAGCGCCGCCTGGCTGCCGGAAGAGATCATCAATGTTGATTTCCTTCCTGCGCCGGTAAGGATCGCCCGCCGACACGCATTTCGCTATGTGAAAATTGAGGTGATTGCGACCTCATCCAACTTCAGCGTCACATTCGATAATCTCCAGGTGCAGGCGGTGTCATCGGCAGGCGAGGACAGGCAACGTCCCGAGCGGTATGACAGCGCCCTGTGGCGGGATATCGATAAAGCCAGTATCAGGACACTGCATGAATGTATGCAGACCGTCTTTGAAGACGGCCCGAAACGAGACCGACGCCTATGGTTGGGCGATTTGCGTCTGCAGGCATTGGCTAACTATGTCAGCTTCAATAATACGGATTTGGTGCGCCGCTGCCTTTATCTCTTTGCAGGCTTGCAACGCGATGATGGTTATGTCACGGCATGCGTTTATGAGAAGCCGGCGCCCAGAATAGGGGAAGTGGTGCTGCTTGATTATGCTGCGCTGTTTGGTTGTGTCCTGCTGGATTATTTTCGTGCCACTCAGGATAAAGCGACCGCTGTTGAACTGTGGCCGATAGCGAAAAAACAAATTGAGTTGCTGCTGCAACATGTGAATCAGGAAGGCCTCTTCATTATACCGGAAAAAGATTATGTTTTTATTGACTGGAATAGCGGGGAAGATCAGGACGCCGCAATACAAGGAATAGACAAACAGACGGCTATGCAGGGAGTATTGATTTATAGCTGTCAGCGTTTAATTGAATTAGGAAAAGCTATTCTCCCCACAGAGAATATGGATGCGGTCGCCGAAAAAATGAAGAAAATGACGGTCGCAGCCAGAGAAGTATTTTATGATCCGGCATTGCAATTATTTATTAGCGGGAAAAATCGGCAAATATCCTGGGCGTCGCAAATATGGATGGCGTTAGCGAATGTATTACCCCAGAAAGAGCGCGCCATTTCTTTGCAGAAAGTGATGATAACCTCTGAGGCAATTCGACCGTTGACCCCTTATTTATATCATCATATGGTTGATGCGCTGGTGCAGGGTGGATTAACAACAGAAGCCAAAAAATTGGTCGAAAATTATTGGGGAGGAATGACAAAAGCGGGAGCGGATACCTTTTGGGAAGCCTTTGATCCTGATAATCCTCAGGCTTCGCCGTATGGCAGTAAGCAAATTAACAGCTATTGTCATGCGTGGAGTTGCACACCAAGCTATTTTATTCGTAACCAATTTAGGAAATAG
- a CDS encoding carbohydrate porin, whose product MRKKHYSLKLIVLLISSAILSNSAMAAALTIEERLALLEKELAENKQELQSTKKELREYKSIAEHKQQVATSSIEKPTGQERIVTEVVQPQQAGTQQTAAATEQKSLTLHELSKFIKDDIGFSYRGYFRSGWATGTRGAPKSYAIGSVGRFGNENGAWFDLELAQKVYDQDGKVAKAVVMLDGNVGLQYSGGWFDKDSENVLAFSDIYLTTKGFLPFAPEADFWVGKHNMPVYEIQMLDWKSHRTNAGAGVGIENWQVGPGKLNVSLTRQDLNAHAVDYDTSGNTQQVNSNSIDLRYKDLPLWDNATLEVFGRYAMANRNDTNRNNENDGSYYSVKDAWHAGVILRQNFASGGFNEFTLQGADNSIASGFALISDANPSYGYNDDYYGEHSYGKAFRLISQGEMYLHPKVIMANALVYSRGSDIYSYDTGAHTDFESVRAVIRPAYIWDNNNQTGVELGWFDQKNKAGGEEYHESGYKTTLFHTIKVDTSMLTSRPEIRFYGTYLKALDNEISQFQFADSKSDQFTVGVQAEVWW is encoded by the coding sequence ATGCGTAAAAAACACTACTCTCTAAAACTCATTGTATTATTAATATCATCGGCTATTTTATCTAATAGTGCGATGGCGGCAGCGTTAACGATAGAAGAAAGGCTGGCATTGTTAGAAAAGGAATTAGCGGAAAATAAACAAGAATTACAATCGACGAAAAAAGAGTTGCGTGAATATAAATCGATTGCTGAACACAAACAGCAGGTGGCAACCAGCAGTATTGAGAAGCCCACCGGTCAGGAGCGTATTGTTACCGAAGTGGTACAGCCCCAGCAGGCGGGAACGCAGCAAACGGCCGCCGCGACAGAGCAGAAATCACTGACGCTGCATGAGCTTAGCAAATTCATCAAGGATGATATTGGTTTCAGCTATCGCGGATACTTCCGGTCAGGATGGGCCACCGGTACGCGCGGCGCGCCGAAGTCTTACGCTATCGGTTCGGTGGGGCGTTTCGGTAATGAAAACGGCGCCTGGTTCGATCTGGAACTGGCGCAGAAAGTGTATGACCAGGACGGCAAAGTAGCTAAAGCGGTCGTCATGCTGGATGGCAATGTCGGTTTGCAGTACAGCGGGGGCTGGTTTGACAAGGATTCAGAAAATGTGCTCGCATTTTCAGATATTTATTTGACTACCAAGGGATTCCTTCCCTTCGCGCCGGAAGCGGATTTCTGGGTGGGCAAACACAATATGCCGGTCTATGAGATTCAGATGCTGGACTGGAAGAGTCACCGCACCAACGCTGGCGCGGGTGTCGGTATTGAAAACTGGCAGGTCGGCCCCGGTAAGCTGAATGTGTCGCTGACCCGTCAGGATCTGAACGCGCATGCGGTGGATTATGACACTTCGGGCAATACACAGCAGGTAAATAGCAATTCCATTGATCTGCGCTATAAAGATCTTCCGCTGTGGGACAACGCTACGCTGGAAGTCTTCGGAAGATATGCGATGGCGAACCGCAATGACACCAATAGAAATAATGAAAATGACGGTAGTTATTACAGTGTGAAAGATGCCTGGCACGCCGGCGTTATTTTACGGCAGAATTTTGCCAGCGGCGGATTTAATGAATTTACCCTGCAAGGGGCGGATAATTCCATCGCCAGCGGCTTTGCGCTTATATCCGATGCCAACCCCTCCTATGGCTATAATGACGACTATTATGGCGAACACAGTTACGGTAAGGCATTCCGTTTAATCTCCCAGGGCGAAATGTATTTACACCCCAAAGTGATTATGGCTAATGCTCTGGTCTATTCCCGCGGCAGTGATATATACAGCTATGATACCGGCGCGCATACCGATTTTGAAAGTGTTCGCGCGGTTATTCGTCCGGCTTATATCTGGGATAATAACAACCAGACTGGTGTGGAACTGGGATGGTTTGATCAGAAGAATAAAGCCGGTGGAGAGGAGTATCATGAGTCGGGTTATAAAACCACGCTATTCCATACCATTAAAGTGGACACCAGCATGCTGACATCCCGTCCTGAAATACGGTTCTACGGTACTTATCTGAAGGCATTGGATAATGAAATCAGCCAATTCCAATTTGCGGATAGTAAAAGCGATCAATTCACCGTGGGGGTACAGGCGGAAGTATGGTGGTGA
- a CDS encoding nucleoside hydrolase codes for MPFDVADGKQIRVMISSDAKNEADDDFAVAHALLTPTFQVKGVIASHYARTAPLMKSDPGASMENSYQELKHLLTLMEKTDVPVYRGALDALKKGETSPALSEGAKALIKEAMKADDTPLFVLVMGPVTDVAAALLAEPRIAQKMTVVWIGGMPYPKGGWEYNMFNDPVAANNVFTSQVPMWQVPHNVYMSVRVSLAELAARVKPQGKVGEYLWQQMIDFNRKISALVKDVPWPKSEVWVLGDNPSISLLLDDHEYNYTLVDAPQLNDDLTYASQPNARQIRVYNAVDARFTLEDFYAKLTLTYGAKNE; via the coding sequence ATGCCGTTCGACGTGGCGGACGGTAAACAGATTCGGGTGATGATCAGCAGCGACGCTAAAAACGAAGCGGATGATGATTTTGCTGTGGCGCATGCGTTGCTGACGCCGACGTTTCAGGTTAAAGGCGTAATTGCTTCCCACTATGCCCGCACCGCGCCGTTAATGAAAAGCGATCCCGGCGCCAGCATGGAAAATAGTTATCAGGAATTAAAACATCTGCTGACACTCATGGAGAAAACCGATGTGCCGGTGTATCGCGGTGCGCTGGACGCGCTGAAAAAAGGGGAAACGTCGCCAGCGTTGAGTGAAGGGGCAAAAGCGCTGATTAAAGAAGCGATGAAAGCGGACGATACTCCGCTGTTTGTGTTAGTTATGGGGCCGGTGACGGATGTCGCCGCTGCGTTGCTAGCCGAACCGCGAATTGCACAGAAAATGACGGTAGTCTGGATTGGCGGCATGCCGTATCCGAAAGGCGGCTGGGAATACAATATGTTTAATGATCCGGTTGCCGCGAATAATGTCTTTACATCGCAGGTTCCGATGTGGCAAGTCCCGCACAATGTCTATATGTCCGTTCGCGTATCGCTTGCGGAACTGGCCGCCCGAGTCAAACCACAAGGTAAGGTTGGGGAGTATTTGTGGCAGCAGATGATTGATTTCAATAGGAAGATTTCTGCCCTTGTCAAAGATGTCCCCTGGCCGAAAAGTGAAGTGTGGGTTCTCGGTGATAATCCCTCCATATCGCTGTTGCTGGATGATCATGAGTACAATTACACGTTAGTCGACGCACCACAGCTCAATGATGATCTCACCTACGCTTCTCAGCCGAATGCACGCCAAATCCGGGTATATAACGCGGTGGATGCCCGGTTCACGTTGGAAGATTTTTACGCCAAGCTGACGTTAACGTATGGCGCGAAAAACGAATGA